In Anopheles arabiensis isolate DONGOLA chromosome 2, AaraD3, whole genome shotgun sequence, the genomic window aacgtgaaattcgacatacgcggatattcgagttacgcggattcgtcgggaacgcagaaaccgcataaatcgggaacagactgtacttttaaatgtcaaaatcaaaatcgtgcAATCATGGTAAGTCAAGTGGTCGTATCTCGAGGGTCGCCTGTAATTGAAATGAGAAACGGAGAGAACGATAGAAATATGTCAGCATAGCTAACGAAAGCATATCCCATTCAGCAAACGAACTATTTTGTCTTGCTCTACTTAACGCACAGTTATACGATTTAAAGCAAGATAGCATGTCACTTTTGTTGGTTGGGATTGCTTTCTTAATGCTCACAGTTAGcttagagaaagagaaactTCATACTTGGTGCGCGAGTCAGTTGTTGTGCGTAATGTATTACAAATAATACAATATATGGCTATTGTTGTGCGTAATGCGTTGTTAGAACAGTGAATACAAGTAAATGTTTTATCAAACAACCAATTATCAATATTTCAAGATAAGCCGTGATAGAGACTGCTTATACATACTACGTGTTGTGCATTGCATTCCTTGTTTTGTGTGGAGCTTCATTGACCAACTACGCATTATCCATGACTCAAGTCTGCTGATGATGTAGGCTATacactatatatatatatatatatatatatatatatatatatatatatatatatatatatatatatatatatatatatgtatatatatatatatgtatatatatatatatatatatatatatatatatatatatatatatatatatatatatatatatatatatataaatatatatatataaatgtgtgtgtggttgtgtgtatttgcgtgtgcgggtgtgtgcgagtgtgtttgtatgtgtgtgggtgttccAGTTTCAGCTAAACCAATTCAAGTTGAATACATAGCACTCATCATGTTAGGTGACTTTGGGTGTCGatcatttcaatcaatttcaaaaaaattgttttatttttaagcatATGCAACCGCGAACAGAGTATACATGAtttaaaacgaaaaataaattgtattatCGTCGAACATAAATGTCGGATTCAATTTATAAGAATCGTTTGAATCAACAGGAATcctttgttttacaaaacgaacaaatgtTAGTTGAATAAAATCGAAATACATTATCATAATTATTGACAGAACGAAAAGATTGAAGTAAATTCAGTTTTGGAATTTTACGTATGGCTTCCGACGCATTATTCTCGTCCACCGCGGAATCTTCTCGCCGAAGATCAACATTCTATGTACCATTGACCCAAACATCTGAGGAAATTGAAAGTATACATGAGATCGCAGAAACCACAGTTTCTGTAGAAAAGAGTGCACGCAGAATATCCAGCACTTTTCTATAGAGAGCACCTATCAACCGGACCTGAGTGCATGTAGCTTTGCTTGGAGTTTGAATGATTCATTTAATGACAATTTGAACCATGCGGCATGTAAAAGtgaacaagaaaacaaaataaaacgctATGGTGTGGTTTTGAACGCTAGAGTAAATATAGACGATGACGAAACAAAGTGCCATGAGGAACAAACTTCTCGTCGCCTTCAATCGAATACGTCAACACCGATTCGGTTGGGAAAATCTCGAAGCCGAAGCAACATCTTATCCAATCTATCAAAGGATCATGGTATCGCGGTAGAAAACCTCGCAAGCCGCAGTGGAATCGTATGTGATTTGATTAGAAGAGAACAGTCCAATACAATGTCAGACAATTCAATACTAACGGCAAAAGACAAATCCAAGACGTTGCCACAGAATTTATTTCTTGTGAATTCAATGCCACCGAAGAGCACGTTCGATAGTAAAAAATCGAGTAGCATTGCAGGACTATCTTCTAAACTACCCGCACCTGCCATGGATTATATGATTAGTCCTACAAAATCTATCAGTTTCATACGCCGAACCCATTCCACCAAACTTTCGAGAAGCAATTCATTGCTGAAAAGCCTTACTTCTAAATGTGTTGATCAAAGCGGTTGTAACACAAGTCTGCTTCGAATACCAGTCAAAGAATTAGAATACGCTCGACTATGCCGTATATTGGAAAAGCCTGCACAATTAGATCATATGATAAGAGATATCTTTATTTTATGTAAAGACGAGAAAGTGGAAGAAAACGCTGTACATTCAGGTAAACATGAAACTTGTTCTtatattttaaagaaatttgAGTCAATCCTCGTGATCTAAACGCAAACATGAGTTCATATCTATAATTGATCGATCAGAACGACGTGTGTAAAATTTCTATTTCTTTTTCGACACAACAGTCGTTGTCTACCTGGATCTATTGAGGTATATTTTACTTTctctttatattttttctttcttttttctttggcacaacaaccgtcgtcggccaaggcctgccttaACTATTAGTGAGTTTGCCTTTCAGTAATTtatccatagcaggatagtcagccctACGTATAGAGGTATTACCATCTGTGTTCAATGATGTATACCTGGACACTTCAACATGAATTCAAATTCCTTATgctaaatgaaaattaattataatatttccTTTGATCTCGACAAAGCATGGCTCGCGAGTCGCAAACAGCTATTTACTGTCTATAGGAAAATGGTTTTCTCTAATTTATCAATATTAtagtaattattattattattattattattattattattattattattattattactatgattattattattgtaattattactatcaaatttattgtttatattctttcttttttcttttctgttgggaatttttcaattttgcgCTTGGCTAGTAAATCATCACATAGAAACAGGGAAGATGGCTTGATTTTACGATTTTGATATAAAGGTTCAGTAATTGTTTCTCATAATTATAGAGGACCAAGAAACTGGACTCTGATGCGTAATCACTGTCGCGTAATCGCGTGCCTTTTacatagaaaaagaaacagcgGCAGAAAGTTtaagcaaattgaaaaaagtGTTGCGATTACTGCATTGTTCTTGTTATAAAGAATTCGATTTACAAAAGCTACAATGTATTCTacaattacagggtttcgaatcatataagagaatagttcaatcacttagggaaATGTGCAAATCAGTAGGGACAATCGGCAAAACGGTTGCAATCATATAGGGGAGCGTGACAATCGACTGGGGCAATTTTGCAAGCATACTGTgcagctgtcatcagactgtgggtgccggAGTAAAAAGCATCGAATAGATACAGATGATGTTTTCTcaaaaacatcatttaaagtttttttcgTGTAGCATTCAGCTGTACACATgacaaaactaaataaatccaGCTGCTGAGCCATAATGTAACATCAAACATTAGTAAAATTaacgaaaatattttaagggATTTACGGCGGCACCTACAGTCTGgcgacagctccacagtaaaATGCTTGCTAAATTCCCCTAGTCGATTGCAACACTCCCCTAGACttagaggcgaaagaactccgcaggagccaaagcctctctaaaccatactaacaacaacaacactcccCTGGCTGATTGCAAACTTCCTCTGCATGCTTgtaacattcccctaagtgatttaATTACTGCTTTATAtaattcgaaaccctgtattgtttATTATTCAGCTGTTATTTTATCTTACTTTATAATTTAATACGttaaaaaacatgattttttatgttgtttcttTGTGTTTCAGACACATCGTATGAAAAGGCGTGTCGTCGAGGATCAGCACCTAGCACACCTGTTATGGGTCAAAAGGGAGAGTCAACATCAAGATTTACAAATTTCTTCTCTAAAAGGTTATTCACGTAGTACAAATATTGTTGTTGAACAATAATTCTTATTTcttaatatatatttttttcagatCCTTTCGATCTATTCCTTTAAAACGGACTAAATCTGTAATTAAATTAGAACGTTCTAAACGTGGACAAGGAGGTATCAGAGGTTCTAGGTCACACGAAAGTCTGCTATCCACTCACGTAGTAATGTCTAACATTGATTTAGCTTGTATTGGAACTATCGAAGTGGTTCCTGTGCATTCGTCTGTCCTTGGCAGGCGCCATTGTTTTCAAGTGCGAGGTATTTCGCGTGAAGAGCGATATTACAGCTGTGGGACACGCCAAGAACGTGATATATGGATACATAGCTTGCGTAAATGTATCTCTCCAAACAAAGACAATCGGCGACGACTAGATAATTCATTGAAAATGTGGGTTTATGAAGCAAAATCATTGCCACCAAAAAAGCGTTACTTTTGTGAGATATATATCGATAAAACGTTGTACGGTCGAACATCCGTCAAATTGCGAGCAGATCTCCTTTTTTGGGGTGAATACTTCGATTTCCCAGATATTCCAGAAGCAAGCATTATCACCGTAAATGTGTATCGagaagcagaaaagaaaaaaaaaaaagataaacatgTGCTTGTTGGATCGGTAGTCATTCCCATTGAAAAAGTTGCAGCGAGAACTTTTTCCGAAGATTGGTATCAAATTTTGATGGAGAAACAGGACAACGTAATAAAGAGCCCATCCAAAGAACCGGCACCAACACTTAGAATCAAATGTCGATACCAATCGATTGATATTATGCCATTGGATGTCTACGGAGAATTTCacgaatttttgaaaaaaaattacaaaaaaatttGCGAAGTTATTGAACCAATCATCGGAGTTAAAGCAAAAGAAGATATTGGACAAGCATTGGTACTTCAAATGCATTCTCAAGGAATGGCTGCCATATTTTTGTCTGATGTGGTTGCGTTAGATTTATTGCGAGTGGATGATCAAAGGCTAACGTTTCGCGGCAATTCTTTAGCCACGAAAAGTATGGAAGCGTTTCTTAAGCTCATCGGAGAGCAATATTTACAGGACACGTTGTCTATTCCAATAGCGGAAATAATTGCGTCCGATCGAGATTGCGAAGTAGATCCAACTAAAGTGAATGGATCGTTATCGCGTCAACAGCAGGCCCTTCGAAGAACTGTTAAATCCGTGTGGATAGCAATTGCTGAGAGTAGTAAGAATTTTCCCAAGCAGCTACGAGATTGTTTTGCAACATTTCGTGAACGATTACATGATTTGGATCGCGAAGACATGGCAGACAATTTAATAAGCGCTTCTATATTTCTACGTTTCTTATGTCCAGCCATTATGTCACCTAGCTTGTTTAACATCACTAATGAGCTTCCATCAGCGCGTGCAACACGAAATTTGACCCTTGTTGCCAAGACACTCCAAACGTTGGCAAATTTCACACGCTTtcaaggaaaagaaaattttatggaatttttaaacgattttctGGAACAAGAAGCACCACGTATGAAGCAGTTTCTTTACGACATATCGTGCTCCAATTTTATTAATCCAGACAATTTTATGGATTGGTCTGGATGTATCGATCAGGGTAAACAGTTGTCCATTTTGCATAGCTTACTGTACGAAATAGTGCTAAAACTACCAGCTGATAAACAACATGAAATTCAGCCACTACCAGCGATTCTTGCGACGATTACGCATTGCAAGCAAGTAAATTGCACAACATTAAATGCAGATCAATATTGTACTGGAAAACCGCACATTGTTCAGGTCAAAGAAAACTTACtatcaaaaaaagaagacattCTTCCAAGTGCTGGTTCCGCCAACATGTCATCCAAAGAATATTCCACGAAGAGAAACCCAAAAATGCTCAAAAACGAATGTACCTTACAATCGTCAAATACTCTTCAACCGTCGACACATTCATCTAGTTTTTCTCTGCATTATTCTACGAGTACTTCTACTAACTCATTAGTCAATAACACAAAACAGTTGCACAAAGATGCCACAGATAAAAATGATGACATATGTGCAATGGGCAAGCTTAATTTCAATAGCCAATATGGCTCGAACATCATCTGTAGTGGTAGTTTACGGACTTATTCATCTACAGGAGCTACATCTTTCGGTGCCGTGAACAGCCTGATGACGAACAGTTTgcgaaacgaaaaagaaaaatcgaaTAATTTACAAGGTGATATTAGAGCCAATACGTTACCACGTTATAACAATTATACGACAAGCGTTTCCATTCGCGAAAATACTTATCCAGAGAGCAGTAACTCGGTAGGGTACGATCACGATGTCAACGGAAATTCAATGTTAAATGGAACCAATAAGAATCTTATCCAAATTGACATCGATCCCACAAATCCAATAAACAGGAAAAGTCCCACGCCATTATTAAAAAACATATCGTGTTGTCATTACATCGCTAACAATCGAATTCAAGAAGGGTCTCATCAACGTCTTACAAGTCCAGGCTCTAATCTTAGCGACTTGGATAAGAATGCATTTAATTTGGGTATTCCGCACAATGATACAAATCGAGAACAGCAATATTCTCAACATATCTACCCAGCACCTGCGCTGAAAGCTTCTAATATCACAACAATATCTTCGTTTGTACCGCGTCAGTCGACAACAACATTCAACCCATCCAAAATGCCAATGAGTCTAGAAGATTTGGAAGATTTGTTAAATTATGCTGATGAACAAAATCAAACTTCGTTTAGCGAAAGTGTTTCCAACCGTGGTGGATGCGATCCATGTGGTACAAATACCAAAACAAATATAGCTTCCAACGGTAGCAATGCGTCTATTAGTCAAATCTCGAACAAATGTAGTTCCGGCTATCAAAGTATCCCTACGCAATCGACGAGCTCAAGCCCGGTAGAATCAACTGGCGAGCAACATAGTCTAGTTACTAATAGAGCACCACCATCACGTAAATTAACAACTACCCTTATTGGTTACAATATAGGAACAAGTCAAAAATTATGCATGAATGATCAAGCAATCGCCAAAGCAGATTTACCAGTATCCAGTATTAACATGCAGCTATCCAATAAAAGCGACCCGCTCGTCACATCACACGGAACCATTCATCACTATTACGATCGTAAAACGCCAAATGAACAAAGCAATGTGAACAGAATTTTAAACAACAATTACGTTGATATCTCGTACGATGTCTTGTCACCGTGTAAAAGTCCGattgcaagcaaaacaactGAATGCACCAGCCTTGGAATTGATGAACACAACGATTTAGCACATCCCGTAGAGTATTTTGGAATAAATCGAACTAATCATCATTCACGACATAAAAGAAAAGCTATACATGGTATCCGCAAAAGTGGTGGTAGCATACAAAGTGAGTCGAGCGACGATGAACGAGTCAGCAATACCACATCAGAAAACTTTAATGATATTGATTCGTTAACCACGGGAAACGTATCAGCTTTAGACCGAAATCATATTTCGATAAGCAATGCTAACGATTATGATCAAGCTTCTTCCGGTTTATTTGGATGTCGATTAGGATGCAGGCGTATGCCGCGAACTAATCCATTGATGCAGGTAAGTTCAATTTTGTATTGACcgtttattgttatttttttcatttatttcgtTGAGATATTATGATATTATTGTTGTGATTTTAAATAAACGGTTGAAACAACTTAAATTGTTCTGTAGATGGAACAACACAACGTTGTataccaggggtctccaaactttttgGTGAGCGGGCCACATAGGGGGCAAACATCGTGGATGAGGGCCAATCGTAGTTAATCTttagaaaaaatatcaattgtgtcgggggggggggggggagggggattggcatgaggaaaaaaaaataacacatctttttatgttttatgggCAATCCAAATCCGAATTCactttatatttttatctttcatattattttcatttttatatgtTGATGTAAGTTTATTCCACTCTACTAATGAGTATATCAATGCGAGCGATGGAATTGCTTCTTGGATCCTGTTATCGCTGTCAATTCAGGTTTCAGATTTGACGTTCCTATTAATAATATTGATTCCATATGTTTGTCTGTCATATTTGATCTTAAGCTATTTTTCACATATTTCATAcgtgaaaatgtttgttcGCACAAATATGTTGTTCCAAACAACGAAATATATCGACAGGCAAAATCCTTTATCTTTGGGAAATCggtttttggtaaaaaattataaaattcaattaaacctTCTTTAAACTTGTCCTTCAAATAGTCGTTTGCTTGCATTTCTATAATTTCCATTTGCAACTCATCGGGACAATCCTCAACAACAGCTTCAAAtggattttgaaaaattcttATTTCTGAagctttttcttctacttcagCAAACCTATCATTAAACTGGGTTTGTAGTTCACGTAAAAGATAACTAGCGTAGTCAACTGGAAACTCTACGTTTGTTTCTTCTTGAAATTTCTGACACTCCGGAAAAtgcgttaattttttttttgtagttgttcTATAAACAATCTGAGCTTTGATCTGAAAGCTTTTATATGCGTGTATAGGTCAGAAATAAGATTATCTTGCCCTTGAAGTCTTAGATTCAATACATTTAAATGATTTGTAATGTCCGCAGCGAATGCCAATTTCCATATCCAGTTTTCATCACGTAGCAATTGTTCTTGTTTGCCCTTGACATCTAAAAATTCCATTACATCCTTTCTTAATTCGAGCATTCTGGTCAAAAGTTTTCCACAGCTTAACCATCTCACTGCTGTGTAATAAGGTAGATCTTGATAATCTGCATCATTATCTTTCAACATGTTTCTAAATTGTCGAAGATTCAGACCATGTGACCGAATAAAATTAACTATTTTAACCACTGGTTGAAGAACGCAGCTAATATCTAAATATTTAGCACATAACGCTTCTTGATGAATCATACAATGCACAAACATAGGCTGCggaatttttctttttttgcactctTCTTTCACTTGGCCTACCAAACCTTTCTTAGTACCACTCATATTTCTTCCTCCATCAACAGTTACATAACTTAGGTTACTCCATTCTAAATTGTACTCTGAAAAAGTGTTAAGCAGTTTGTTGAAAATATCTTCCCCGGTAACAGTGTCATACATGCTATGTAAGGCAGCCAATTCTTGTGTTACTTTCATGTTTTCATCCACTCCTCTGATGAACACAAGAAGCTGGGATGTTGATGAAATATCCAACGATCCGTCCTTTGCTAttgaaaaatatctaaaattgGTTGCATGTGTTTTAACTTGATTCATAATATTTTCACCAATATCTTCGACACGACGAGCCATGGTATTTGGACTCAGTGATATATTTGTaaatttttttatcatttctgGGCACAGTTCTTGGACCACTTCCAACATGCACTCCTTCACTAATTCACCATCAGTAAATGGTTTACCTCTTTTAGCCAAAATATATGCCACTTTGTAACTGGCGTTAGTTAAAGATTCGTTTTCATTGGCTAATTTGCAAAACAGAGCCTTTTGCGATGAAAGTTGGTGGTGTAACTTAGAAAACTTTTCGTTGCGTTCTTTTCCCTGCAACTGACCATATTTATCCTCGTGTTTGCTTTGGTAATGGCGACGCAGGTTATAATCCTTCATTACTGACACAGTTTCGTTACAAATCACGCACAGCGCTTTGTCAccatgttttgcaaaaaaatattttatgttcCATTCTTCTTGAAATTGCCGACACTCTTCaacaatttttcttttcttgctctCGGTCTTGAAATTAACCAATTGAccaatttaaatgtaaattttctGTACGGTCAAGAGTTCCCAGTCCGACTGATAGCAGATTACTGTCGATTGCTTCGAAAGATTTTTGGAAAGTGGCGGCCTCAAAATCAATATGACAACTGCGgtgataacaaaaaatatcaagAAATCCTCAACTCATCATATCTTCCTCCTAGCCCTCCCTCTTTTCTCATTCGTAGCCAAACAATAGTTCAGAACTATCGAAGAAGCTCACATCATTGGATTTACAGGGTTCTCAATCGTTATTTGTTTCCGTTTTAAATGCTCTCTGATTTTTTATGATTCGTTTAACAATTTAATGAGTGTTTGCCTTTATTTGATACATTATTTGTTCCTAAACTCTTGGCACCATCCTATAAAATCGTAGAACgcatagaaaaaaacattgagcAAACAATAAATGGTGGGTAAACTAAAACCGAAATACCAAACAGCTACTGCAAACCCTGTATTGCATGTATGTTAAAATCAGacgaagaacgaaatcgaagcgaaagaagaaaaaatgacgAAAGAGTGTGCTGTGGCAATagcacacacgtgcacacttggcgacacacgaaatctggtgcgataccggctCTGGAGCAAGTGCACACATGGACACATTTGGCcacaccagcgctctgttttagtgcaggtagttttctgcagtccacggtgatactacaTACAGCCACTCACTTGGCGATACACGTTGTTTCATGCGATGcggtggacgttcagaattcagtggtgcaaatacacacatgcacacacttggcgacacacggctcggttggcttggcagaagcgcatacacacattcacgcagtagaCTTATGCATTAAGAATTCACTTTTATTCCAGTGAAGTAAGCGAtgagcggcgtagcacatgtcgttctcgttctctctttcatGCTCATCCGTTCTGAATAGAAAGACCGACTGTCAGACTTGGGCGTATCGAAATCGACGTTTGAGCTTTGCGGGCCGCACGGGAGGGTctcgcgggccgtagtttggagacccctgttgTATACTATGATATCTAACAATTACCAATACATCCAACGTATTCAGCCATTTAGGGTTGTTTCGAATGTGACTCTTGTATTATGCGGAATAACAACTAATAATGTTTAAACagataaacaaataattatattaCATTTTCGTTTCAgtatgataatgatgatgtatCGGATATCATTGGAAATAGCGGTGTCGACACTGCTTTGACAAACCATCAAAGAAATCAAAGTTTTCAAAGCCGCTTTCATCGACGTCTATCGATAGAGTGTGCACGAGCACTATCAGATAGCTCTACCGACGAAACCGAAAgtgaaaaaacgaaaactttCAACTCGAACCAGCACACAGCGCAGCATCATAATCTTAGCATTTGTACTACAACCCATACAAATATTTTCCGCGAAAATGACACCAGAAGGCGACGGAATGCAAACAAATCAGTTGAgcagtgtgagagagaaattCAGAGACTACAGGCATCATTAGACTCCATGCGGAAAAAACTAGAAATGTCTGAGCCAGCAGAAGGAAATGCCAATAAACTGCCAGCAATTACACAGCAAAGCGACAGTAAAATTCGAAGCATAATAGGAAGGTACGTATCAGTTTAAGTATGATTGACTTTTCAATCATATTCAGTCGAACCCCTCATAACGAGAGTAATCCGTTCCAATGAATCACTCGTTATGCGGGAGGGTATTTTCAATACATGTttatgaaaaaagaaataggTCAAGAAAAGTGCAGATATATAGGGAGTATAATGCATATATGGATTATATGGCAACAGTAATGCATTGAACAATTCTAAGTATCGAAATTCTCGCCTTCACGAGCCAGTAGATCAAGAATGCATGCAAGAACACTCAGACTTGTGAAACACACGGTTCTTAGTaaggtacactggtggacataaaaataggaacttttttctgtgaccgaaagacatagttcttgtcagaaatatttggtagccctgaaaaggactgtttaagtggttgttgggaggaggtgttgcggtgttccacagagcgaaaacacattctaacggtcaatgtggtgaccgttattcgctatcacttcctgacagcgtttggccatatcgccgatgagcTTACGGCATTCGCTACTGGGTATGTTTTCCCACATAACCTTGCAGCGTGTCCATAAATCATCGGCTGAACGTGCAGGctggttcttaagctgacgcttgagagttgaccacagattttcaatcgggtttaggtcaggactcaacgcaggccacggtagaacttgcacatcctggtttgccaaataacatttaactgttcgcgatgtgtgcttagagtcgttatcatgctgaaagatgtaatgctcttcgtctccgaatttttgtcgggcgtatggcaacatcttacgactaagtatttttctatacccttccgagttcagtgtcccgttgatacggaacaaaggacccgggccgtgccaggagaagcaaccccacaccattacgtggccgcctccgtgacttcgggtttttatcgtatttttcggatgatacgcctgattaggaaggcgccagacgtatttaatgccgtccgaaccatccagattgattctggactcatccgaaaaactgattttgctccaccaaaagatggatgcagctaaatgttcttcggcaaaccgaatgcgcgcttctacgtggtgcggcagcagcttacgaaccttccgcggtctccgggcacagaacccagcggcgtgtaaacggcgagacaccgttttcgccgaaacttgcaaaccaagctcctgcttgattggagcgcaagttttgaaaggatccGCCTTGATTATCTCAACAatctgcgcgtcaacgtcggccgttgtttttcgcggacgacctgtcgatTTACTCGTAGCTTCGCTACGAATGGCattgtccacaaacgtccgcgaacggccgaacgccttgcagattgtcttgatcggcacgttctcacgatatagcccctgaatgtgttttcgctcctctggtgtgcagtgttttccgcgacccatgatgattttgtggaatttttaaatagcaacctttcaccttgaccactgatggaagaatgaaacaaattttttttcttttatgtccaccagtgtacacTAAACGCTAAAATACACGTTCTGCACACTTCCACGGCCGTAGCCGAAAAGCGCCTCCAATATTGTGAAATAAGAAGCAAGGAAATGGAGTGATTAAACTGATACTCCATCTCGCTTACTCCACCTGTCGATTAGCACAGCAAAGTTATTAGCTCCGCTATCTGATCTGAAAAGAGTTATC contains:
- the LOC120906782 gene encoding ras GTPase-activating protein raskol isoform X2, with translation MLDTSYEKACRRGSAPSTPVMGQKGESTSRFTNFFSKRSFRSIPLKRTKSVIKLERSKRGQGGIRGSRSHESLLSTHVVMSNIDLACIGTIEVVPVHSSVLGRRHCFQVRGISREERYYSCGTRQERDIWIHSLRKCISPNKDNRRRLDNSLKMWVYEAKSLPPKKRYFCEIYIDKTLYGRTSVKLRADLLFWGEYFDFPDIPEASIITVNVYREAEKKKKKDKHVLVGSVVIPIEKVAARTFSEDWYQILMEKQDNVIKSPSKEPAPTLRIKCRYQSIDIMPLDVYGEFHEFLKKNYKKICEVIEPIIGVKAKEDIGQALVLQMHSQGMAAIFLSDVVALDLLRVDDQRLTFRGNSLATKSMEAFLKLIGEQYLQDTLSIPIAEIIASDRDCEVDPTKVNGSLSRQQQALRRTVKSVWIAIAESSKNFPKQLRDCFATFRERLHDLDREDMADNLISASIFLRFLCPAIMSPSLFNITNELPSARATRNLTLVAKTLQTLANFTRFQGKENFMEFLNDFLEQEAPRMKQFLYDISCSNFINPDNFMDWSGCIDQGKQLSILHSLLYEIVLKLPADKQHEIQPLPAILATITHCKQVNCTTLNADQYCTGKPHIVQVKENLLSKKEDILPSAGSANMSSKEYSTKRNPKMLKNECTLQSSNTLQPSTHSSSFSLHYSTSTSTNSLVNNTKQLHKDATDKNDDICAMGKLNFNSQYGSNIICSGSLRTYSSTGATSFGAVNSLMTNSLRNEKEKSNNLQGDIRANTLPRYNNYTTSVSIRENTYPESSNSVGYDHDVNGNSMLNGTNKNLIQIDIDPTNPINRKSPTPLLKNISCCHYIANNRIQEGSHQRLTSPGSNLSDLDKNAFNLGIPHNDTNREQQYSQHIYPAPALKASNITTISSFVPRQSTTTFNPSKMPMSLEDLEDLLNYADEQNQTSFSESVSNRGGCDPCGTNTKTNIASNGSNASISQISNKCSSGYQSIPTQSTSSSPVESTGEQHSLVTNRAPPSRKLTTTLIGYNIGTSQKLCMNDQAIAKADLPVSSINMQLSNKSDPLVTSHGTIHHYYDRKTPNEQSNVNRILNNNYVDISYDVLSPCKSPIASKTTECTSLGIDEHNDLAHPVEYFGINRTNHHSRHKRKAIHGIRKSGGSIQSESSDDERVSNTTSENFNDIDSLTTGNVSALDRNHISISNANDYDQASSGLFGCRLGCRRMPRTNPLMQYDNDDVSDIIGNSGVDTALTNHQRNQSFQSRFHRRLSIECARALSDSSTDETESEKTKTFNSNQHTAQHHNLSICTTTHTNIFRENDTRRRRNANKSVEQCEREIQRLQASLDSMRKKLEMSEPAEGNANKLPAITQQSDSKIRSIIGRLLTMEEELRQEQYKMSLVLSHKQRVIEAQGKQIAALDAANNRLLSALSTLQNRYESQSNQSDDTSSSHPNAGASSC